The window GCCGACGACCACGATCTTCATCACTGTCTCCATCCGTTGATTCGGCTTGGCTGACGGACCCCGGTGAAGCCTCACCGGACCCGGTGCGGGAACCCGCACATCAACAGGACAGGACAGCTGCCGGGTCTGTGACAGCCGAGGTGACGCGGATCCCGCCCGCCACGGCGACGCGGGGCCGCTCGGTGCCACGGCCGGCCGCGCGCCTTTCCAGTCTGTGGCCGCGCGTCGAGCCGTGCCAGCCCGGCGTGGCGGCCGGTCACTGGTGGGGGAGGGCCTCCAGCATGGCCTTGGCGGTGGCCGTCGCGTCATAGTCCTCGGCGACTCCCGGTACGAAGACGATGTCGCCCTCGATGTGGCGCGAGCGCAGCGGCGCTATCGCCCGGTATGCGTCCGAGTCCCACCACGCGCGCGCCTCGGTCATCGACGGGAAGCCGATCACCACGACGTGCCCCGGCCAGGCGCCCTCCTTCACCTCGTGCTGTGCGCCGTGCACGAGGAACCGGCCGCCGTACGGTTCGAAGGTCGCGGCGATACGGGCGATGTACTCGGCGATCTCCGGGTGCGGGGCGGCTTCCCGCAGGTGGCCTA of the Streptomyces sp. 1222.5 genome contains:
- a CDS encoding DUF1330 domain-containing protein, whose protein sequence is MTAYVIGHLREAAPHPEIAEYIARIAATFEPYGGRFLVHGAQHEVKEGAWPGHVVVIGFPSMTEARAWWDSDAYRAIAPLRSRHIEGDIVFVPGVAEDYDATATAKAMLEALPHQ